The Bubalus bubalis isolate 160015118507 breed Murrah chromosome 21, NDDB_SH_1, whole genome shotgun sequence genome segment catcagggtcttttccaatgagtcaactctttgcatgggtggccaaagtattggagtttcaggttcagcatcagtccttccaatgaacacccaggactgatctcctttagaatggactggttggatctccttgcagtccaagggactctcaagagtcttctccaacaccacagttcaaaagcatcaattcttatttcatggctacaatcaccatctgcagtgattttggagcccaaaaaaataaagtctgacactgtttccactgtttccccatctatttcccatgaagtgatgggaccagatgccatgatcttagttttctgatggttgagctttaagccaactttttcactctcttctttcactttcatcaagaggctttttagtgcctcttcactttctgccataagggtggtgtcatctgcatctctgaggttattgatatttctcccggcaatcttgattctagcttgggtttcttccagcccagcatttctcatgatgtactctgcatataagttaaataaacagggggacaatatacagccttgacgtactccttttcctatttggaactagtctgttgttccatgtccagttctaactgttgcttcctgacctgcatacaggtttctcaagaggcaggtcaggtggtctggtattcccatctctttcagaattttccacagtttattgtgatccacacagtcaaaggctttgacatagtcaataaagcagaaatagatgtttttctggaactctcttgctttttccatgatccagcggatgttggcaatttgatctctggttcctctgccttttctaaaaccagcttgaacatctggaagttcatggttcacatattgctgaagcctggcttggagaattttgagcattactttactagcgtgtgaaatgagtgcaattgtgcggtagtttgagcattctttggcattgcctttctttgggattggaatgaaaactgaccttttgcagtcctgtggccactgctgagttttccaaacttgctggcatattgagtgcagcactttcacagcctcatctttcaggatttgaaatagctcaactggaattccatcacctccactagctttgttcgcagtgatgctttctaaggcccacttgacttcacattccaggatgtctggctctagatgagtgatcacatcatatTGAGTTAGATGGCTCCGATTATGGGAGCAGATCATAAAATAGGAAGAAACCAGGGTGGGTTTTATATTACTCATTATTCATTCTAATACTGCACCTGTTGGGCTCCTGTCAGTCCCTCGCTTTCCATAAGCTTCCTCTTTCCATAAATTTCCTTGCCTTTACCTTAGCCTCTATGTCtaacctcatttttctcatctttttgatCAGTCTTCCCAGCCTTACTTTTCCATGTGAGATCCTGTGGTCCACCACATCTTGTTATCCTTGGATAGTTCTCCTTCCTTTAGTATAGAGAGCAGGTGACATGTGcaaattctgtttcttctttcaggTGGTGAAATGAGGACTGAGGAAGTATTGATTCCAAAATATCATTCCTGAAAAATCAAAGCCTCAACTTTCAAGAGAGCACCACAGAGGTATTGCCAAGGAAGTCAAAATTTTGAAAGCACttttgaagggaaagaaaagacttGAGGGGCCACTGAGATGCTCCAAGCAAGAGAAAATGAGGAGAAAGACAAGAAACTTCAAACAGAAGACAGTTCAAGACAATAAAACACTCACAGAAGTGAGTGaccaagaatctgaaaaagatggcCCTACAATAAATGAGAGAATTCAGGCTGCAAAGAGACAGTATGTGTGTACTGAGTGTGGGAAAGCCTTTAGTCAGAGTGCAAACCTCACAGTACATGAACGAatccacacaggagagaaaccctataaGTGTAAGGAGTGTGGAAAAGCCTTTAGTCATAGCTCCAACCTGGTTGTTCATCGGAGAATCCACACAGGATTGAAGCCTTACACGTGCAGCGAATGTGGGAAATCTTTCAGTGGTAAGTCCCACCTTATTCGGCACCAGGGAATCCACAGTGGGGAGAAAACCTATGAATGTAAGGAGTGTGGGAAAGCCTTTAGTCGGAGTTCTGGCCTGATTTCACATCACAGAGTTCACACTGGTGAGAAGCCCTACACCTGTATtgaatgtggaaaagcctttagCCGTAGTTCAAACCTTACTCAACATCAGAGAatgcacaaaggaaaaaaagtttacaaGTGTAAGGAGTGTGGGAAAACATGTGTTTCTAATACAAAGATTATGGaccatcagagaattcacactggtGAGAAGCCTTATGAATGTGATGAGTGTGGAAAAGCTTTCATCTTAAAGAAGACCCTTAATGAACATCAGCGACTTCATCGTAGAGAGAAACCCtacaaatgtaatgagtgtgggAAAGCTTTTACTTCTAATCGAAATCTTATTGATCATCAGAgagttcacactggagagaaaccctataaaTGTAATGAGTGTGGAAAAACCTTCAGGCAGACTTCACAAGTGATTCTACATTTGAGAACCCACACGAAGGAGAAACCTTATAAGTGCAGTGAGTGTGGGAAGGCCTATCGTTACAGCTCACAGCTTATTCAACATCAGAGAAAGCATAatgaggagaaagaaatgtcataaATAACATATTGTTACAAAGTGGAGCTAATTGCTGCTTTTGGGAAAAGCAGTTTTTCAGTATTATCAACCTTAATTCTTTAAGAAATCCACACAGGGAAAGTAATCAGAAGTGAACATAGATTAACAGAAGGGGGTATTCATGCCAGCATCATGTAAAACTGGAGGAAGAAAACTAAATTTTCGACAGAATTGGGTTTAAGTGAATGATGGTCTATCCATAAGATGGCTTTGCATccattgtaaaaatttttttaaatatttagtgcCATGGAAGAAATGAtttgaataaaatgaaagataaatgaaagagaaaaacagtgaaatatacaaaattttaaaaaatatatgcaaaggaaaaaatggaaatgaaataataccaagccaaaatattaacaatgatTATCTTTGGGTAATAGGATTATaggtaatttctattttcttctttatacttttctatgcTTTTTAGATTTTCTACAGTGAGAATGTACCACTTTTATATTCAGGGCAAAAAAAagtagagtattttttaaatgcagtgaGCACATACCCATTTTCATTCAACAGTGTTATGAAAGTTACAGACTCTAAAGTCCTAGGACTGCACCCTAATACTGACCTTAGTAGAAGGGGAACCCTCAGCAAGTCACTTCCTTTTAGAGCCTGTTTCCTGTGTATTATATCATAAATACCAGTTGTTGGCTTTTGCAGTTTTAAGATAAACTGACTTTACAGTCAACAAAATATCTAATCCACTTTCTTAATCACTTTTAGgttaaaagaaaacagtaaaaatttaCTATATTCTCTCCCACTGCTGTAGAAGGATGCAGAGAGAATAAAGAACCATCTAGGCTCCATCTTTTCAATATATGTCTACAGAACCAGATAAAAATACCCCCTTATGAAATTGGAACAATTGCAGTTTCATAACCTTTAAAGAGAGTCAGCATAATCTAACACAAGAGAAATACTACCTTCACATGTTTCATAGACTTTAGTAGCTAAAATTGCAGAGTTTTGGGTCAGAGATATATAAGTTCTAGTTCCAGATCTATTATGCACTAGCTTGCTAGTTTTGGACAAGACCCTTAAGTGCTCTGAGCTGTaggtttatctgtaaaatgggagtaactACCTACCTCAccagattgttgtgaggattaaatgagataatgcctaTAAATGTGTGACCAGCCTTTATGTTCAGCCCTGTGAGAAGGCCTTAATCTGTTTTCAGtaagtattttaaacttttaagacAGCTCAGAATCTGGGAAACCTTAGAATTGCCCCATTCTTAACTCAGTGGTTCCTCCTCCTTTGTATACAATGAATGCCTAAGCCTGACACCATTTGTCTTCTGCATGTACATTGTTTCAGGAACTACTGCGGATTTGATATCCCATTTGTAGAAGAAAATGGAGTCTCAAGTGAGGCTAGGTGACTGGCTAATAAGTGGTTTAAaccagaatttgaactcagatcAGACTTTCAAGTCCATGCTTTCTGTGTTTTACCAAAGTGCCTCTGCCCATCATGATGGTTCTGTGAATGGGAGACCGAGAAGTTGGGATTCTCCGGAGTAGCCACTTCTATGAAAGGTGGTTGATGATATGTGGACAATTATAGGTTGATCATGGTTTCATAAGGAAGATGCTAAAAAGAAGTGGATGGTATGAAGCATATATTTGGGTGGAAAGAGATTGTTTAGTTTTTGTCCTATTTTGTTTGATAGGTTAATGgcttatatataattttgtgcTATGATAGTCCCTCTTTGCATAGTTATTTAAAGCATGGTTTCTAGGCTCTGTTGCTGTGTTCAGGGGGTAGGACTGTTGTATCATTGGTCACCCTTGGGTAGGCACTTCCCCAAGAGTCTGGGTGGACACAAGGGAAGGTCACTCACTTGTGACTGTGGCTAGACAGAACTGTAGCAGGAAGGGACTTGCATCATTTTTCCCTAGTCATGTGTTCTTTTCAAAATTCTACAGGGAGGgtgtaattaatattttatgcctTTTGTCATGCCAGCCATTCTCAGCTGCTGATTACCTATATGGAAACTCCCATGACTAATGTCTCCTGGCCCTGCTAAAACTGCTTTATAAGAAAACAGGCAACTAAATTCCTGTGTGCCTGTTGgtattttttaagcatttattaTTGCTGAGCAGAGTTTTTGATGCTTCTGATACTGCTGAGCAAAACATTTTTCCACTACTGTGTCATAGTGTCTGAAATTCTTTCTTCAAATAgcctttctttttcatcttagAAAACTCTGTGGTCTCCAAGAGTAAGTATCTTCTAGGAAggaagccggagaaggcaatggcaccccactccagtactcttgcctggaaaatcccatgggcagcggaatctggtaggctgcagtccatggggtcgctaagagtcggacacagctgagcgacttcactttcacttttcactttcatgcattggaggaggaaatggcaacccacttcagtactcttgcctggagaatcccagggatgggggtgtctggttggcttccatctatggggtcacacagagtcggacacaactgaagcgacttagcagcagcagtagcagcagcagaaaggaagCCAGAGGTCTGAATAAATTGACATTTCTTACCCAGGCAAGCCAAGATAATGGGCCCAGGAGGAGGCCCTCAGTAGCTTCTAATCTTCTAGGCTGATAACCTGTCTTAAGCTGCAGGAGTAAATGTTAATAAGTACGCTCTATACTCTCATATACCCATTCTGCAATGTAGTTTGAACTGACCGGCTCACCTTTCTGCAGAAGTTTTTTAAGACTACCAGCTGCCTGTTTCAGTCAACATTTAATTTTGCAGTTCTTACCATTCTTTCAAGCCCTTTTATGATACACTCTGAAATTCAAGTTCTAtctgtttaaatgtttttttccaaCTTCGTGTTATAATGGAAGCCTGGTTGTTCcctaacagcagtgcttcctctGCAGTTCCTCAATTGCTAGTTTTTGTCTCCCCCAACCCATTTACCTCTCTGTACACCATTTCTTCTCTATTCTGTCAAAACCCCAACTCTCTTGAAATGTGTGTCACTAAACTACTGTGTATTGTCCATCTCTGTTTCTGTCATCTGCTGGTTTCCTGTGCACTCATATTTACTCACTTGTTTTTACTACTCTGAATATTCCCAAGGAATATGAAGTCAGTATTTTTTGACCACAGATACCCTGTATGTAGAATTGCTTTGGTGTGGACTAGAAATATATACATCTGTTTTAAGTTGTGAGAAAAAGTGTGAAGTTAAAATGTTATGTAGCCTTGATTAAAGGGAAATCTGAAAGACAAAGAATCTTGCATAGAGAGGTGAATGTTTCCCTAGATTTAGAGATATTTTTCATTGATGGTGTGTATTATATTAGATCTTAGTAGGAactcagaagaaaatttaaaccaAAAAGAGCTTTAAATAGTAACTGAGCATTTTCATGACCATGAATCCCATAAGACTATATTTCATTTTCAGCTCTGTATCCTGAGTGAcagaattgctttttaaatgtttttccattcaatataaataaaagagTATGTTCATATTGTTAAGTTGTTTTTAGAAACTAGACTGTCTATCTTCACCTCTGATGTTATAAAACTGGAGTCATAACACTTTTGCTAAAAATGGTTATAATTCctccaat includes the following:
- the ZNF660 gene encoding zinc finger protein 660 → MRRKTRNFKQKTVQDNKTLTEVSDQESEKDGPTINERIQAAKRQYVCTECGKAFSQSANLTVHERIHTGEKPYKCKECGKAFSHSSNLVVHRRIHTGLKPYTCSECGKSFSGKSHLIRHQGIHSGEKTYECKECGKAFSRSSGLISHHRVHTGEKPYTCIECGKAFSRSSNLTQHQRMHKGKKVYKCKECGKTCVSNTKIMDHQRIHTGEKPYECDECGKAFILKKTLNEHQRLHRREKPYKCNECGKAFTSNRNLIDHQRVHTGEKPYKCNECGKTFRQTSQVILHLRTHTKEKPYKCSECGKAYRYSSQLIQHQRKHNEEKEMS